A segment of the Fusarium musae strain F31 chromosome 2, whole genome shotgun sequence genome:
AACCGCCCAGACGTTTTACAGGTGCCTTCAAGTACGTGAACGCTTGATCCTGAATAGTTGCCGCAATTTCAGAACCAACTCCAAAGTTCACCATACTCTCATGGACCACAATGGCACGTCCCGTCTTTCTCACACTCTCGAGGATTGTCGGTCGATCCCAGGGGTAGATTGTTCTCAAGTCAATCAGCTCTATGCTCACGCCAGGGCTTTCCTTTTCCAGAGCCTCGATTGCCGCTTCGCAGGTGTAAAGAGGACGCCCGTATGAGATTACCGTTATGTCTGAACCGGGTCTGATTACTTCAGCCTTTCCGATGGGCAAGGTATAGCGCTCCTCTGGCACCTCCTCGACAGCAGCTCGGTATAAGATCTTGGGTTCCATAAAGATCACGGGGTCTTCACTGTCAAGGATGGATGCGAGCAGGAGTCCCTTTGCTTGGGTTGGGGATCGAGGAACGACAATCTTGAAGCCTGGAACGTGACAGAACAAGGCTTCAGGTGATTGCGTGTGGTATCTGTTCCGATCCCTTGTTAGTAACTCGACAGTAAATAAAGAAGAAAGGTATAATTCTTACAAGGCACCATGTCCCACGCCTCCACAGGGCATCCGTATAACAAGTCCGCCTAGGTTGGCACCTGTTGTCCCCTCGCGGTATCTGAACTTGGCTGCCTCGTTGACAATCTGGTCAAATGCCGGAAAGACATAGTCAGCAAACTGAATTTCAACAACCGGTTTGAGTCCCTCTGCAGCCATGCCAATCGCCGTCCCGACAATCCCTTGCTCTGTAATCGGAGTATTGAATACTCTATCAGGCCCGAATTGATCTTGCAGACCAACCGTGCATCTGAAAACACCGCCGAACGCAACATCTTCGCCGAAGCAGACAACCTTGCGAGAGGCTTCGAGAGCTTGTTGCAAAGCAGAGGTCACGGCTTGGCCAAGGTTCAATCGTCTGGTGTCATTTGGATGTAAAAGCTCCGGTATTTGAACCGGAGAGCTTCCTCGGTGATGAAGCAATCCTGATTTGCTGAAATCGATCGGGACATTCAAGGTGCGCCCAGTCGACGAGGCCAGAGACGCAAATGCTCTCGGACGAAGGACGATGGATCTCGAGGACCGAGATAATGGTCTAGAAAGCCACATTATTCTTGGAGAGGATAGCTTGAGCAAATGGTCAGATATGGATGGAATTACAAGAATCTGTTATCGTTTGAGTTGAGTGAGGATACCGATACGGAGTATTTGACGTGTCGAATATGGTAGGTCTCGTGTGAAGTCAGCCTTCGATCCCCCATGCTACCTGCAAGGTCGGATGAGGGAAGCCTCTTGGTTCCGAGTTCCGGACACACCACTTATGCTTGTGTTGACAAGCCACAGAACAAGAGGCAATGGCTGCTGTATTCTACGGCATTGGGCCGGCAATTACGGATAGTCCTTAATTAGCCGAAGGGCCAGATAAATTTGGTCTGTCACAAAACACCACGAAGGACTTTCCGATACATTATTAGTAGGGAGAAatgcttcctcatcatcacattAGCGGCACTATGAGTTCTCCTGAAAGCCTTTCACATCTACCAGGCATCCCCAAGTTCTACTTTCTACCAAGACTTTCAAGAGGGCCCTAACGTAGCCAGCAAATATCATCAAGCCAACCGCCCAAGCCACTCACAGTTTGCCGGGATTTGACAAATAGGTGGCATCCACGCACAGGCTCTGTAATTACACTTCTGTCCCCTGCTCCTCGCTACTCGGGCTTATGGTCTGAACACCGAGTCCGTTTTGCCGTGGCAGTCGCGGGTTCGGCTATACTGATACATAATGCACTTAATCAAGCGTTTATTGCTTATTGTCGGTTAGCACACCCGGTGATTGAAACCTTGCCTTGTTTGAAAAGGAGAGGCGAAATAACCGTCCCGGGGCTCGGGTGTAAACACAGATCCGGCCGACATCCAACATCCGGTAGCGCTCATGTCACGTGCTAAACGGCAACAGTCGTCTCTCGTGGCGGTCGTTTCTTTCTTTCTAGTTGCCTGCTCATTCTCACAACCTCTTGAATTAGTTTCTACGTATTCATGCAATAGGGATTATTCAGTTCCTCTCACGTctctatgtatgtatgttaTTATCTAGCTACTCATTGTCCTATCCATTGCATAGTTGTGGCTTTCCCGGGCTATTTTCTTTACGTTGGCTATTCCTCAGTAGCTTAGGTCATATTTCATAAGCATTGCGACGCTACATAAATATCAACTTTAGGGGGCGTAGATGAGTAATTGACGCTTATGGGTGATTACTTGGAGATTTTAGTGGTATGGCTGTATGCCATCTTTATGTAAGACAGGTATAGTAGAATGGCCCAACGCTCCGAAGCTCTACATTATTCATAATTTCATCACATATGCTAGCTATGCAATCAAAAACGAACATCTCAATAGAAAAACCTTATGTCCGTTCAACCTCCCAGCCCTGCATCTAGCACCTCTTGTAAGCACATCCACCACGTGTTATCAGGCATAtttgtcaagaagctcaggTCGGGCATATTATCATCTTCCTGAATGGCGCGTAATTGTTTCGGAAATTCAGCCTCGGAAGGGAATCGCCCACGTGACAAAGAGAAATCCACCGTCATTGAAATCCGAAGAAACACCTGTGGCTGTCAGAGCAACGAAATAAAACTCGAAACTCATCACCGCGATTGATGTCTCAAAATGTCACCACCAGACAAAATTA
Coding sequences within it:
- a CDS encoding hypothetical protein (EggNog:ENOG41), producing MWLSRPLSRSSRSIVLRPRAFASLASSTGRTLNVPIDFSKSGLLHHRGSSPVQIPELLHPNDTRRLNLGQAVTSALQQALEASRKVVCFGEDVAFGGVFRCTVGIVGTAIGMAAEGLKPVVEIQFADYVFPAFDQIVNEAAKFRYREGTTGANLGGLVIRMPCGGVGHGALYHTQSPEALFCHVPGFKIVVPRSPTQAKGLLLASILDSEDPVIFMEPKILYRAAVEEVPEERYTLPIGKAEVIRPGSDITVISYGRPLYTCEAAIEALEKESPGVSIELIDLRTIYPWDRPTILESVRKTGRAIVVHESMVNFGVGSEIAATIQDQAFTYLKAPVKRLGGWTTHTGLAYEEYIFPDTARVYNAMQEVLEDYP